Proteins from one Niallia circulans genomic window:
- a CDS encoding alpha/beta-type small acid-soluble spore protein yields the protein MANNNSSNNLLVPGVSEALDQMKYEIASEFGVNLGAETTARANGSVGGEITKRLVQMAERQLGGSQF from the coding sequence ATGGCAAACAACAATTCATCTAACAACCTTTTAGTACCAGGAGTATCTGAAGCTCTAGACCAAATGAAATACGAAATCGCATCAGAGTTCGGTGTTAACTTAGGTGCAGAAACAACTGCTCGCGCTAACGGATCTGTTGGTGGAGAAATCACAAAACGCTTAGTACAAATGGCTGAACGTCAACTTGGCGGTTCTCAATTCTAA
- a CDS encoding ABC transporter ATP-binding protein: MAELVLKNIYKIYDEKVEAVRDFNLHIEDKEFIVFVGPSGCGKSTTLRMIAGLEDISKGDFFIDEQRVNDVAPKDRDIAMVFQNYALYPHMTVYDNMAFGLKLRKFPKAEIDERVKNAARILGLEEYLKRKPKALSGGQRQRVALGRAIVRDAKVFLMDEPLSNLDAKLRVQMRAEISKLHQRLQTTTIYVTHDQTEAMTMASRLVVMKDGIIQQVGAPKEVYEKPENVFVGGFIGSPAMNFFTGKITDNKLVIGDASFVIPEGKLKILREQNYIGKEVIFGIRPEDIHDELVFLSSSENTSFDARVDVFELTGAESLVYSTLAGKEFVARLDSRANLAAGATVQLGFDMNKSHFFDKDSESRIR, from the coding sequence ATGGCAGAATTAGTATTGAAGAATATCTATAAAATTTATGATGAAAAGGTAGAAGCTGTACGCGACTTTAATTTACATATTGAAGATAAGGAATTTATCGTGTTTGTCGGGCCTTCAGGCTGTGGTAAATCTACGACACTTCGAATGATTGCAGGATTGGAGGATATTTCTAAAGGCGATTTCTTTATTGATGAACAGCGTGTCAATGACGTTGCTCCAAAGGACCGCGATATTGCAATGGTATTCCAAAACTATGCTTTATATCCACATATGACAGTTTACGATAATATGGCATTTGGATTAAAGCTGCGCAAATTCCCAAAAGCTGAAATTGATGAAAGAGTAAAAAACGCAGCGAGAATTCTTGGCTTAGAAGAGTATTTAAAGAGAAAACCAAAAGCTTTATCAGGTGGTCAGCGTCAAAGGGTTGCACTTGGCCGTGCGATTGTCCGTGACGCAAAAGTCTTCCTTATGGATGAGCCGCTTTCCAACCTTGATGCTAAGCTTCGTGTGCAGATGCGTGCGGAAATTTCAAAGCTTCACCAAAGACTGCAAACAACTACAATTTATGTAACACATGACCAAACTGAAGCAATGACAATGGCTTCAAGACTTGTTGTTATGAAGGATGGCATTATCCAGCAGGTCGGTGCTCCAAAAGAAGTATATGAAAAGCCTGAAAATGTTTTTGTAGGCGGATTTATCGGATCACCTGCAATGAACTTCTTTACAGGAAAAATCACTGACAATAAATTAGTAATTGGTGATGCTTCTTTCGTTATCCCTGAAGGAAAATTAAAAATTCTTCGCGAGCAAAACTACATCGGGAAAGAAGTTATTTTCGGAATAAGACCAGAGGATATCCATGATGAGCTTGTATTCCTAAGCAGCTCTGAAAATACGAGCTTTGATGCAAGAGTTGACGTATTTGAATTGACTGGTGCAGAAAGCTTAGTCTACTCAACACTTGCTGGTAAAGAGTTTGTTGCACGCCTTGATTCAAGAGCTAATTTGGCAGCAGGAGCAACTGTGCAATTAGGCTTTGATATGAATAAAAGCCATTTCTTCGACAAAGATTCAGAAAGCCGTATCCGCTAA
- a CDS encoding IS3 family transposase (programmed frameshift): MSRKFYSAEEKYEIVKAFDESLSSLKVASIYKVHHATVLEWKYKFDTFGLEGLKESSAWRKYSEELKLSAIKEYLSGGSSIREVSRMYEISHPSVLRSWIRKYNSHSELKDASQERTGSMTNESKLTWEERLHIVLDCLGNGKNYQEAADTYQVSYQQVYHWVKKYEDGGEEALKDRRGKRKEESKLTPEEKFKLQMKKLEKENERLRAENLYLKKLGGDRKEEKIKPIRFEDKYIAIQELHREENISISLLCEIVKIARSAYYKWLNRLPTSQDLLNEKIIKEMKILHEKVDSTFGYRQMTLHMNRQFKEKLNHKRIYRLMKVAGLRSIIRTKKKRYKHFTPKQVAENRLNREFTAEKPNEKWVTDVTEFKYGQSRKAYLSAIRDLYDGSIVSFVIGHSNNNRLVFKTLDQATALLLEEEHPLIHSDRGYQYTSKGFKQRIDAAKMTQSMSRVGRCIDNGPMESFWGTLKCEKYYIHKYNTFEELEHAIEEYIHFYNYERYQKRLNGLSPMEYRAQAV; encoded by the exons ATGTCTCGAAAGTTTTACTCTGCAGAAGAAAAATATGAAATAGTGAAGGCGTTTGATGAATCACTTTCTTCACTTAAAGTGGCATCCATTTATAAAGTACATCATGCCACCGTTTTGGAATGGAAATATAAGTTTGATACCTTTGGCTTAGAAGGATTAAAGGAGTCTTCCGCATGGAGAAAATATTCGGAAGAACTAAAGTTATCCGCCATAAAAGAGTATTTGTCCGGTGGTTCTTCGATTCGTGAGGTTTCTAGAATGTATGAAATATCCCATCCCTCTGTCCTCAGAAGTTGGATTAGGAAGTATAATAGTCATAGTGAATTAAAAGATGCGTCACAAGAAAGGACGGGCTCTATGACTAATGAAAGCAAACTAACTTGGGAAGAACGATTACATATTGTACTTGATTGCTTGGGGAACGGAAAAAATTATCAAGAAGCAGCGGATACGTATCAAGTTTCTTATCAACAAGTTTATCACTGGGTAAAGAAGTATGAAGATGGCGGAGAAGAAGCGTTGAAAGATAGACGTGGTAAAAGGAAAGAGGAATCAAAGCTAACTCCAGAAGAAAAATTCAAGCTTCAAATGAAAAAGCTAGAAAAAGAAAATGAACGGTTACGTGCGGAGAATTTGTATTTAAAAAAGTTGG GAGGAGATAGAAAGGAGGAGAAAATAAAGCCTATCCGATTCGAGGATAAATATATCGCTATCCAGGAGCTTCACAGGGAAGAAAACATAAGTATTTCTTTACTTTGTGAAATAGTCAAAATAGCACGATCCGCCTATTATAAATGGCTGAATCGTCTCCCTACTTCCCAGGATTTACTGAATGAAAAAATCATAAAAGAAATGAAGATTCTTCATGAAAAAGTGGATAGCACCTTCGGTTATCGTCAAATGACGCTTCACATGAATAGACAGTTTAAAGAGAAACTTAATCATAAAAGAATCTATCGACTAATGAAAGTGGCGGGCTTACGCTCGATTATCCGCACCAAGAAAAAACGTTATAAACACTTTACTCCTAAACAGGTGGCGGAAAATAGACTAAATCGAGAATTTACTGCGGAAAAACCAAATGAAAAATGGGTTACAGATGTAACGGAATTTAAGTATGGCCAATCAAGGAAGGCTTATTTAAGTGCGATTCGTGACCTTTATGATGGCTCCATTGTAAGTTTTGTTATAGGACATTCCAATAATAATAGACTTGTATTTAAGACGCTAGACCAAGCAACTGCACTATTATTAGAGGAGGAACATCCACTTATCCATAGTGATCGTGGGTATCAATATACCTCCAAAGGATTTAAGCAAAGGATAGATGCGGCGAAAATGACGCAGAGTATGTCAAGAGTTGGTCGGTGTATTGATAATGGACCGATGGAATCTTTTTGGGGAACACTGAAATGTGAGAAGTATTATATACATAAATATAATACATTTGAGGAACTTGAACATGCGATAGAGGAGTATATTCATTTTTATAATTATGAAAGATATCAAAAACGATTAAACGGCTTAAGCCCTATGGAATATAGAGCTCAAGCTGTTTAA